Sequence from the Corallococcus sp. EGB genome:
GACCCACTGGCGCACGAACGTCCTGCGCCCCGGGAACGTCAACCGCACCATCGTGATGGGCGGCGTGGTGGTGGGGAACATCGGCAGTTGGGAACAGGAGGGCCAGCGCCTCGTCGCCTATTGGATTGGCCGCGAGCACTGGGGCCAGGGCCTCGCCACCCGGGCCCTCTCCGAGTTCCTCCGGCTCGTGCCCACCCGGCCGCTGCATGCGTGGGTCGCCGCCCACAACCTCGCGTCGATCCGCGTCCTGGAGAAGTGTGGCTTCCACACCGTGCCTCACGAGGATCCGGACGAAGTCCTCATGAGGCTGGGTCCGGCGTAGGAGCGGAGGAGGATTTCCGCGCTCCGCCCCCTGTCCAACACCCGACGTCCGCGCGCCACGGTGGATCCGTTCAGGTGGAGCCACCGCCCACCTTCGCAACCCACCGGAACGGCTCGCGCCCAAGGCACGAAAGCGGATCCACGGTGGGTGATCATCCCCACCCGCCAGGGCGTCCTGCTGATCCGTGCTACAGGTCGGTTCCTTGATCAGCCTGGGAGCGGGTGTTAGCACCGCCGAACGCCCGCGGGTTCCCTCCTTCCGCGCCGTTCCTGAGCCTCTAC
This genomic interval carries:
- a CDS encoding GNAT family N-acetyltransferase; translated protein: MILRDVTDEDLPLFFEHQRDPEAARMAGFPSRERDAFMTHWRTNVLRPGNVNRTIVMGGVVVGNIGSWEQEGQRLVAYWIGREHWGQGLATRALSEFLRLVPTRPLHAWVAAHNLASIRVLEKCGFHTVPHEDPDEVLMRLGPA